Genomic DNA from Terriglobales bacterium:
CTTTGCCGGCTCGCGATCGGTTAAGTTAAGGATGTCGTGGAAGACCAGAACCTGGCCGTCGCAATCGGGACCTGCACCGATGCCGATCGTCGGACACTCCACTTCCTCGGTAATAATGCGCGCGACTTCGCGGGGAATGCCCTCCAGCACGATCGAGAAGACGCCCGCGCGATCCAACGCGACTGCATCTTTCACTAGACGTTCGATGGCGTTCAGGCTCTTACCCTGCACGCGATAGCCACCCATCATGTGCACCGATTGAGGTGTCAGCCCAATGTGCCCCATAATGGGAACCTCAGCATCGAGCAAGCGGTGGACCAAGCCCACGCGCTTATCGCCGCCTTCGATCTTCACAGCTTCCGCGCCGCCGTCTTTGAGGAAGCGCGTGGCGTTCTTGACCGCATGTTTTTCATCGACCTGATACGAGGCGTAGGGCATGTCCGCGATTACCAGAGCGCGTTTCACACCACGGCGGACTGCG
This window encodes:
- the panB gene encoding 3-methyl-2-oxobutanoate hydroxymethyltransferase; its protein translation is MSITSPRFGDDAKVTINSIQEKKQQGTPITCLTAYDYATSRLVDQAGVDMILVGDSLAMVVLGYENTLPITVEEMLHHVRAVRRGVKRALVIADMPYASYQVDEKHAVKNATRFLKDGGAEAVKIEGGDKRVGLVHRLLDAEVPIMGHIGLTPQSVHMMGGYRVQGKSLNAIERLVKDAVALDRAGVFSIVLEGIPREVARIITEEVECPTIGIGAGPDCDGQVLVFHDILNLTDREPAKFVRQYADVAGLISGAVKQFKADVESKAFPADQESYHLPRETQAALETIRARKRAMTR